A section of the Tenrec ecaudatus isolate mTenEca1 chromosome 10, mTenEca1.hap1, whole genome shotgun sequence genome encodes:
- the LOC142458126 gene encoding myosin-4 isoform X2: MSSDAEMAVFGEAAPFLRKSEKERIEAQNKPFDAKSSVFVVDAKESYVKATVQSREGGKVTAKTEGGTSVTVKEDQVFSMNPPKYDKIEDMAMMTHLHEPAVLYNLKERYAAWMIYTYSGLFCVTVNPYKWLPVYNPEVVTAYRGKKRQEAPPHIFSISDNAYQFMLTDRENQSILITGESGAGKTVNTKRVIQYFATIAVTGEKKKEEATSGKMQGTLEDQIISANPLLEAFGNAKTVRNDNSSRFGKFIRIHFGATGKLASADIETYLLEKSRVTFQLKAERSYHIFYQIMSNKKPELIEMLLITTNPYDFAFVSQGEITVPSIDDQEELMATDSAVDILGFSADEKVAIYKLTGAVMHYGNMKFKQKQREEQAEPDGTEVADKAAYLTNLNSADLLKALCYPRVKVGNEYVTKGQTVQQVYNAVGALAKAIYEKMFLWMVTRINQQLDTKQPRQYFIGVLDIAGFEIFDFNSLEQLCINFTNEKLQQFFNHHMFVLEQEEYKKEGIEWEFIDFGMDLAACIELIEKPMGIFSILEEECMFPKATDTSFKNKLYEQHLGKSNNFQKPKPAKGKAEAHFSLVHYAGTVDYNIAGWLDKNKDPLNETVVGLYQKSGLKTLAQLFSGSQTAEAEAGGKKGGKKKGSSFQTVSALFRENLNKLMTNLKSTHPHFVRCLIPNETKTPGAMEHELVLHQLRCNGVLEGIRICRKGFPSRIIYADFKQRYKVLNASAIPEGQFIDSKKASEKLLGSIDIDHTQYKFGHTKVFFKAGLLGTLEEMRDDKLAQLITRTQAMCRGFLMRVEFKKMMERRESIFCIQYNVRAFMNVKHWPWMKLYFKIKPLLKSAETEKEMANMKEEFEKTKEELAKSEAKRKELEEKMVALMQEKNDLQLQVQSEADGLADAEERCDQLIKTKIQLEAKIKEATERAEDEEEINAELTAKKRKLEDECSELKKDIDDLELTLAKVEKEKHATENKVKNLTEEMAGLDETIAKLTKEKKALQEAHQQTLDDLQAEEDKVNTLTKAKTKLEQQVDDLEGSLEQEKKLRMDLERAKRKLEGDLKLAQESTMDIENDKQQLDEKLKKKEFEMSNLQSKIEDEQALGMQLQKKIKELQARIEELEEEIEAERASRAKAEKQRSDLSRELEEISERLEEAGGATSAQIEMNKKREAEFQKMRRDLEEATLQHEATAATLRKKHADSVAELGEQIDNLQRVKQKLEKEKSELKMEIDDLASNMETVSKAKGNFEKMCRTLEDQLSEVKTKEEEQQRLINELSTQKARLHTESGEFSRQLDEKDAMVSQLSRSKQAFTQQIEELKRQLEEESKAKNALAHALQSSRHDCDLLREQYEEEQEAKAELQRAMSKANSEVAQWRTKYETDAIQRTEELEEAKKKLAQRLQDAEEHVEAVNAKCASLEKTKQRLQNEVEDLMLDVERSNAACAALDKKQRNFDKVLAEWKQKYEETQAELEASQKEARSLSTELFKVKNAYEESLDHLETLKRENKNLQQEISDLTEQIAEGGKHIHELEKVKKQIEQEKGELQAALEEAEASLEHEEGKILRIQLELNQVKSEIDRKIAEKDEEIDQLKRNHLRVVESMQSTLDAEIRSRNDALRVKKKMEGDLNEMEIQLNHANRQAAEAIRNLRNTQGILKDTQLHLDDALRGQDDLKEQLAMVERRANLMQAEIEELRASLEQTERSRKVAEQELLDASERVQLLHTQNTSLINTKKKLETDISQMQGEMEDIVQEARNAEEKAKKAITDAAMMAEELKKEQDTSAHLERMKKNLEQTVKDLQHRLDEAEQLALKGGKKQIQKLEARVRELENEVDNEQKRNVETVKGLRKHERRVKELTYQTEEDRKNVLRLQDLVDKLQTKVKAYKRQAEEAEEQSNVNLAKFRKIQHELEEAEERADIAESQVNKLRVKSREVHTKIISEE; this comes from the exons ATGAGCTCCGACGCGGAGATGGCGGTTTTTGGGGAGGCGGCTCCTTTCCTCCGGAAGTCTGAGAAGGAGCGGATCGAGGCCCAGAACAAGCCTTTCGATGCCAAGTCCTCTGTCTTTGTGGTGGATGCAAAGGAGTCCTATGTGAAAGCCACCGTGCAAAGCAGGGAAGGCGGGAAGGTGACAGCCAAGACTGAAGGTGGTACt AGTGTCACAGTTAAGGAAGATCAAGTCTTCTCCATGAACCCTCCCAAGTACGACAAGATCGAGGACATGGCCATGATGACCCACCTGCATGAGCCCGCCGTGCTGTACAACCTCAAAGAACGTTATGCAGCCTGGATGATCTAC ACCTACTCGGGCCTCTTCTGCGTCACCGTCAACCCCTACAAGTGGCTGCCGGTGTATAACCCTGAGGTGGTGACAGCCTACCGAGGCAAAAAGCGCCAGGAGGCCCCGCCCCACATCTTCTCCATCTCTGACAACGCCTATCAGTTCATGCTGACTG ATCGTGAAAACCAGTCAATCTTGATCAC CGGAGAATCCGGGGCAGGGAAGACGGTGAACACCAAGCGTGTCATCCAGTACTTTGCAACAATTGCAGTCACTggggagaagaagaaggaggaagctACTTCTGGCAAAATGCAG GGGACACTGGAAGATCAGATCATCAGTGCCAACCCCCTGCTGGAGGCCTTTGGCAACGCCAAGACCGTGAGGAACGACAACTCCTCCCGCTTT GGTAAATTCATCAGGATCCACTTTGGTGCCACAGGCAAACTGGCTTCTGCAGATATTGAAACTT ATCTGCTAGAGAAGTCCCGCGTTACTTTCCAGCTAAAGGCTGAAAGAAGCTACCATATATTTTATCAGATCATGTCCAACAAGAAACCAGAGCTTATTG AAATGCTCCTGATCACCACCAACCCATATGACTTCGCATTTGTTAGCCAAGGCGAGATCACAGTGCCCAGCATCGATGACCAGGAAGAGCTGATGGCCACAGAT AGTGCTGTGGACATCCTGGGTTTCAGCGCTGATGAAAAGGTGGCCATCTACAAGCTCACAGGGGCTGTAATGCATTATGGGAACATGAAATTCAAGCAAAAGCAAAGGGAAGAGCAAGCTGAGCCGGATGGCACTGAAG TTGCTGACAAGGCCGCCTATCTGACAAATCTCAACTCTGCTGACCTGCTCAAAGCCCTCTGCTACCCCAGGGTGAAGGTCGGCAATGAGTACGTCACCAAGGGCCAGACTGTGCAGCAG GTGTACAATGCAGTGGGTGCTCTGGCCAAGGCCATCTATGAGAAGATGTTCCTGTGGATGGTGACCCGCATCAACCAGCAGCTGGACACCAAGCAGCCCAGGCAGTACTTCATCGGCGTGCTGGACATTGCTGGCTTCGAGATCTTTGAT TTCAACAGCCTGGAGCAGCTGTGCATCAACTTCACCAACGAGAAACTGCAACAGTTTTTCAACCACCACATGTTCGTGCTGGAGCAGGAGGAGTACAAGAAGGAGGGCATCGAGTGGGAGTTCATCGACTTCGGCATGGACCTGGCTGCCTGCATCGAGCTCATCGAGAAG CCCATGGGCATCTTCTCCATCCTGGAGGAGGAGTGCATGTTCCCCAAGGCCACAGACACCTCCTTCAAGAACAAGCtgtatgaacagcacctgggcaAGTCCAACAACTTCCAGAAGCCCAAGCCTGCCAAAGGCAAGGCCGAGGCCCACTTCTCGCTGGTGCACTACGCCGGCACGGTGGACTACAACATCGCCGGCTGGCTGGACAAGAACAAGGACCCCCTGAATGAGACGGTGGTCGGGCTGTACCAGAAGTCTGGCCTAAAAACCCTGGCTCAACTCTTCTCGGGGTCACAAACTGCGGAAGCAG AGGCTGGTGGCAAGAAAGGGGGCAAGAAGAAAGGCTCTTCTTTCCAGACCGTGTCTGCTCTTTTCAGG GAGAATTTGAATAAGCTGATGACCAACTTGAAGAGCACTCACCCCCACTTTGTGCGCTGTCTCATTCCCAATGAGACTAAAACTCCAG GTGCCATGGAACATGAACTTGTGCTGCACCAGCTGAGGTGTAATGGTGTGCTTGAAGGCATCCGTATCTGTAGGAAGGGGTTCCCCAGCAGAATCATTTATGCAGACTTCAAACAGAG ATACAAGGTTCTAAACGCAAGTGCTATCCCAGAGGGTCAGTTCATTGACAGCAAGAAGGCTTCAGAGAAGCTGCTGGGGTCTATTGACATTGACCACACCCAGTACAAATTTGGTCATACCAAG GTTTTCTTTAAAGCTGGCCTCCTGGGAACTCTAGAGGAGATGCGAGATGACAAGCTGGCTCAGCTCATCACACGCACTCAAGCCATGTGCAGAGGGTTCCTGATGAGAGTGGAATTCAAGAAAATGATGGAAAGGAG AGAGTCCATCTTCTGCATCCAGTACAACGTCCGTGCCTTCATGAATGTGAAGCACTGGCCCTGGATGAAGCTGTACTTCAAGATCAAGCCCCTGCTCAAGAGCGCGGAGACTGAGAAGGAGATGGCCAACATGAAGGAGGAGTTTGAGAAGACCAAGGAAGAGCTGGCAAAATCAGAGGCGaaaaggaaagagctggaagaaaAAATGGTAGCGCTCATGCAAGAGAAAAATGACTTGCAACTCCAAGTTCAATCT GAAGCAGATGGCCTGGCCGATGCAGAGGAGAGGTGCGACCAGCTGATCAAAACCAAGATCCAGCTGGAGGCCAAAATCAAAGAGGCGACAGAGAGGGCTGAGGACGAGGAAGAGATAAATGCGGAGCTGACGGCCAAGAAGAGGAAACTGGAGGATGAATGCTCAGAGCTCAAGAAAGACATAGATGACCTTGAGCTGACACTGGCCAAGGTGGAGAAGGAGAAACATGCCACAGAGAACAAG GTGAAAAACCTCACAGAGGAGATGGCAGGCCTGGACGAGACCATCGCAAAGCTGACCAAGGagaagaaggccctccaggaggccCACCAGCAGACCCTGGATGACCTGCAGGCAGAGGAGGACAAAGTGAACACTCTGACCAAGGCCAAGACCAAGCTGGAGCAGCAAGTGGACGAT CTGGAAGGATCTCTGGAGCAAGAGAAGAAACTTCGCATGGACCTAGAAAGGGCCAAGAGGAAGCTGGAGGGCGACCTGAAATTGGCCCAAGAATCCACAATGGACATAGAAAATGACAAACAACAACTGGATGAGAAACTCAAAAA GAAAGAGTTTGAAATGAGCAATCTGCAAAGCAAGATTGAAGATGAACAGGCCCTTGGTATGCAGCTGCAGAAGAAGATCAAGGAGTTACAG GCCCGCATTGAGGAACTGGAGGAGGAAATCGAGGCAGAGCGGGCCTCCAGGGCCAAAGCTGAGAAGCAGCGCTCTGACCTCTCCCGGGAACTGGAGGAGATCAGCGAGCGGCTGGAAGAAGCCGGAGGGGCAACTTCAGCCCAGATTGAGATGAACAAGAAGCGAGAGGCTGAGTTCCAGAAAATGCGCAGAGACCTGGAGGAGGCCACCCTGCAGCACGAGGCCACCGCAGCCACCCTGCGGAAGAAGCACGCGGACAGCGTGGCCGAGCTCGGGGAGCAGATCGACAACCTGCAGCGGGTCAAGCAGAAGCTGGAGAAGGAGAAGAGCGAGCTGAAGATGGAGATCGATGACCTGGCTAGTAACATGGAGACGGTCTCCAAAGCCAAG GGAAACTTTGAGAAAATGTGCCGTACTCTAGAGGACCAGCTCAGTGAAGTGAAAACCAAGGAGGAAGAGCAACAACGCTTAATCAATGAGTTGTCCACGCAGAAGGCACGCTTACATACAGAGTCAG GTGAATTTTCACGCCAGCTCGATGAGAAAGATGCTATGGTTTCTCAACTGTCGCGGAGTAAACAAGCATTTACACAACAAATTGAAGAACTAAAGAGGCAGCTAGAAGAGGAGTCTAAG GCCAAGAACGCCCTGGCCCACGCCCTGCAGTCCTCGCGCCATGACTGTGACCTGCTGCGGGAACAGTATGAGGAGGAGCAGGAAGCCAAGGCGGAGCTGCAGAGGGCCATGTCCAAGGCCAACAGTGAGGTGGCCCAGTGGAGGACCAAATACGAGACGGACGCCATCCAGCGCACAGAGGAGCTGGAGGAGGCCAA GAAGAAGCTGGCTCAGCGTCTCCAGGATGCTGAGGAGCACGTCGAGGCCGTGAACGCCAAGTGCGCTTCCCTGGAGAAGACCAAGCAGCGCCTCCAGAATGAGGTAGAGGACCTCATGCTGGACGTGGAGAGATCCAACGCGGCCTGTGCAGCCCTGGACAAGAAGCAAAGGAACTTTGACAAG GTGCTGGCAGAATGGAAGCAGAAGTACGAGGAGACGCAGGCAGAGCTGGAGGCCTCGCAGAAGGAGGCCCGCTCTCTCAGCACCGAGTTGTTCAAGGTGAAGAACGCCTATGAGGAGTCCCTGGACCACCTGGAGACCCtgaagagggaaaacaagaacctGCAGC AGGAGATTTCTGATCTGACTGAGCAAATTGCAGAGGGCGGAAAGCATATTCATGAGTTGGAGAAAGTAAAGAAACAGATTGAACAAGAGAAGGGTGAACTCCAGGCAGCCCTAGAGGAAGCAGAG gCATCTCTTGAACACGAGGAAGGCAAAATTCTTCGCATTCAGCTTGAGTTAAATCAGGTAAAATCTGAGATTGACCGGAAAATTGCTGAGAAAGATGAAGAAATCGATCAGCTGAAGAGGAACCATCTCAGAGTGGTGGAGTCCATGCAGAGCACACTGGATGCTGAGATCCGGAGCAGGAACGATGCCCTCAGGGTCAAGAAGAAGATGGAGGGagacctcaatgagatggagatCCAGCTGAACCATGCCAACCGCCAGGCTGCTGAAGCAATAAGgaacctcagaaacacacaaggaaTACTGAAG GACACTCAGCTACATTTGGATGATGCCCTCAGAGGCCAAGATGACCTTAAAGAGCAACTGGCCATGGTGGAGCGCAGAGCCAATCTGATGCAAGCTGAGATTGAAGAGCTAAGAGCATCCCTGGAACAGACTGAGAGGAGCAGGAAGGTGGCCGAGCAAGAGCTTCTGGATGCCAGTGAGCGCGTGCAACTCCTGCACACCCAG AACACCAGCCTGATCAACACCAAGAAGAAGCTCGAGACAGACATCTCCCAAATGCAAGGAGAGATGGAGGACATTGTCCAGGAAGCCCGCAACGCAGAAGAGAAGGCCAAGAAGGCCATCACCGAT GCGGCCATGATGGCCGAGGAGCTGAAGAAGGAGCAGGACACGAGCGCCCACCTGGAGCGGATGAAGAAGAACCTGGAGCAGACGGTGAAGGACCTGCAGCACCGCCTGGATGAGGCGGAGCAGCTGGCCCTCAAGGGGGGCAAGAAGCAGATCCAGAAGCTGGAGGCCAGG GTCAGGGAGCTTGAAAATGAGGTTGACAATGAGCAGAAGCGCAACGTTGAGACGGTCAAGGGTCTTCGCAAACATGAGAGAAGAGTGAAGGAGCTCACCTACCAG ACCGAGGAGGACCGCAAGAATGTTCTCAGGCTGCAGGACTTAGTAGACAAATTACAAACCAAAGTTAAAGCTTACAAGAGACAAGCCGAAGAGGCG GAGGAACAATCCAACGTCAACCTGGCCAAGTTCCGCAAGATCCAGCACGAGCTGGAGGAAGCCGAGGAGCGGGCTGACATCGCCGAGTCCCAGGTCAACAAGCTGCGGGTCAAGAGCCGGGAGGTGCACACCAAGATCATCAGTGAAGAGTGA